One Streptomyces fagopyri DNA window includes the following coding sequences:
- a CDS encoding SRPBCC family protein has protein sequence MAQVEATTERVIAADAEAVFDALADYTGTRSKLLPEHFSEYEVREGGDGEGTLVHWKLQATSKRVRDCLLEVTEPTDGELVEKDRNSSMVTTWRVTPAGEGKSRVVVSTVWNGAGGIGGFFEKTFAPKGLGRIYDLVLERLATETEK, from the coding sequence ATGGCGCAGGTCGAGGCCACGACGGAGCGGGTCATCGCGGCGGACGCGGAGGCGGTGTTCGACGCCCTGGCCGACTACACCGGCACCCGCTCGAAGCTGCTGCCCGAGCACTTCAGCGAGTACGAGGTGCGCGAGGGCGGCGACGGCGAGGGCACCCTCGTCCACTGGAAGCTCCAGGCCACCAGCAAGCGCGTCCGCGACTGCCTGCTCGAGGTCACCGAGCCCACCGACGGCGAACTCGTCGAGAAGGACCGCAACTCCTCCATGGTCACCACCTGGCGGGTCACCCCGGCCGGCGAGGGCAAGTCGCGGGTCGTCGTCAGCACCGTCTGGAACGGCGCGGGCGGCATCGGCGGCTTCTTCGAGAAGACCTTCGCGCCCAAGGGGCTCGGCCGGATCTACGACCTGGTGCTCGAAAGGCTCGCCACCGAGACCGAGAAGTAG
- a CDS encoding Rv2578c family radical SAM protein, with product MRWENLTADPAGDRARNAVLFGADAVTTRTFDTPEFRGITFHEIRARSIVNRVPGASRMPFEWTVNPYRGCTHACVYCFARRTHSYLDLDTGLDFDSQIVVKVNAPDLLRRHLGSHRWHGEHIAMGTNVDCYQRAEGRYRLMPGILAALRDHANPFSILTKGTLILRDLDLLKQASDVTDVGISVSVGFTDTELWRTVEPGTPAPERRLDVVRTVTDHGIGCGVLMAPVIPFLGDHPAQLRATVRAIAASGATSVTPLVLHLRPGAREWFMAWLEHHHPYLVRRYERLYAEGAYAPKWYQRRITRQVHELAREYGIGPAHGGVPRRIAAAGSAAVGTAAGTAAEPAVPTQLTLL from the coding sequence ATGCGCTGGGAGAACCTCACAGCGGACCCCGCCGGGGACCGCGCCCGCAACGCCGTGCTGTTCGGCGCGGACGCGGTGACCACCCGCACGTTCGACACCCCGGAGTTCCGCGGGATCACGTTCCACGAGATCCGGGCCCGCTCGATCGTGAACCGGGTGCCGGGGGCCTCCCGCATGCCCTTCGAATGGACGGTCAACCCCTACCGGGGCTGCACACACGCGTGCGTGTACTGCTTCGCGCGCAGGACGCACAGTTATCTGGACCTCGACACGGGCCTCGACTTCGACTCCCAGATCGTGGTCAAGGTCAACGCGCCGGACCTGCTCCGCCGCCACCTGGGCTCCCACCGCTGGCACGGCGAGCACATCGCGATGGGCACCAACGTCGACTGCTACCAGCGGGCCGAGGGCCGCTACCGGCTGATGCCGGGCATCCTCGCCGCCCTGCGCGACCACGCGAACCCCTTCTCGATCCTGACGAAGGGCACCCTGATCCTGCGCGATCTCGACCTCCTGAAGCAGGCGTCGGACGTCACCGACGTCGGCATCTCCGTCTCCGTGGGCTTCACCGACACCGAGCTGTGGCGCACCGTGGAACCGGGCACCCCGGCGCCCGAGCGCCGCCTCGACGTCGTGCGCACCGTGACGGACCACGGCATCGGCTGCGGGGTCCTGATGGCTCCGGTGATTCCCTTCCTGGGCGACCACCCGGCTCAACTGCGCGCCACCGTGCGGGCGATCGCGGCGTCCGGGGCCACCTCCGTGACCCCGCTGGTGCTGCACCTGCGGCCCGGCGCCCGCGAGTGGTTCATGGCCTGGCTGGAGCACCACCACCCGTATCTCGTCCGCCGTTACGAGCGGCTGTACGCGGAAGGGGCGTACGCGCCCAAGTGGTACCAGCGCCGGATCACCCGTCAGGTCCACGAGCTCGCCCGGGAGTACGGCATCGGTCCCGCGCACGGGGGCGTGCCGCGCAGGATCGCCGCCGCCGGGTCGGCCGCCGTCGGGACCGCCGCCGGGACCGCCGCCGAACCGGCCGTGCCGACACAGCTCACGTTGCTCTGA
- a CDS encoding alpha/beta hydrolase: MKKRAAALCGAAAVVAGMITSIPADASAGSATAPLTVRAAKPTWKKCGTSSYPALQCASVKVPLDHSKPDGRLITLALSRVPHTAKTYQGPLLVNPGGPGGSGITMAGFVASTLPKAVAAQYDVIGFDPRGVGASRPALDCRPGHFAPVRPDTVPSTPAIETANLDRARSFATACGEKYASLLPYIDTISAVRDMDSIRAALGTEKINYFGYSYGTYLGAVYAKLYPQRVRRLVLDSVVDPSGVWYEDNIGQDYAFNDRHRAFLAWVAKHDATYRLGTDPAAVEAKWYAMRRALAEKPADKKVGASELEDTFIPGGYYNGYWPRLAEAFAAYTNKKETTPLLAAYKKIGAKDASDGNGYSIYTAVQCRDVSWPRDWNQWRRDNWAAYGKAPFMVWNNAWYNAPCAFWPTSALRPVDISNTALPPTLVFQATDDAATPYQGGVTVHHQLLGSSLVVEQGGGNHGITLSGNACLDKYLAAYLTDGKVPHGSGEADAVCEKLPDPEPLNTRAVSATSQGATLHGLLGPRG; this comes from the coding sequence GTGAAGAAACGCGCAGCTGCTCTGTGCGGGGCTGCCGCCGTGGTGGCCGGGATGATCACGTCGATCCCCGCCGACGCGAGCGCCGGCTCCGCGACCGCACCCCTCACCGTCCGGGCCGCGAAGCCCACCTGGAAGAAGTGCGGGACCAGTTCCTACCCGGCCCTCCAGTGCGCGTCCGTGAAGGTGCCGCTGGACCACTCGAAGCCGGACGGCCGGCTCATCACGCTGGCCCTCTCGCGCGTCCCGCACACCGCGAAGACGTACCAGGGGCCGCTCCTGGTGAACCCCGGCGGCCCCGGCGGCAGCGGGATCACGATGGCCGGGTTCGTCGCCTCCACACTGCCCAAGGCGGTGGCGGCGCAGTACGACGTCATCGGCTTCGACCCGCGTGGCGTGGGCGCGAGCCGGCCCGCGCTGGACTGCAGGCCCGGCCACTTCGCCCCGGTCCGGCCGGACACCGTGCCCAGCACCCCCGCCATCGAGACGGCCAACCTCGACCGCGCCCGGTCCTTCGCGACGGCGTGCGGCGAGAAGTACGCGAGCCTGCTGCCGTACATCGACACGATCAGCGCGGTCCGCGACATGGACTCGATCCGTGCCGCGCTCGGCACCGAGAAGATCAACTACTTCGGTTACTCGTACGGCACCTACCTGGGCGCCGTCTACGCCAAGCTCTACCCGCAGCGCGTACGCCGTCTGGTGCTCGACTCCGTCGTCGACCCCTCCGGTGTCTGGTACGAGGACAACATCGGGCAGGACTACGCCTTCAACGACCGTCATCGGGCCTTCCTCGCCTGGGTCGCCAAGCACGACGCCACCTACCGGCTCGGCACCGACCCGGCCGCGGTCGAGGCCAAGTGGTACGCGATGCGCAGGGCGCTCGCCGAGAAGCCCGCGGACAAGAAGGTGGGCGCCTCCGAGCTGGAGGACACCTTCATCCCGGGCGGCTACTACAACGGTTACTGGCCCCGCCTCGCCGAGGCCTTCGCGGCGTACACGAACAAGAAGGAGACCACCCCGCTGCTCGCGGCGTACAAGAAGATCGGCGCCAAGGACGCCTCGGACGGCAACGGCTACAGCATCTACACCGCGGTGCAGTGCCGTGACGTGTCCTGGCCGCGCGACTGGAACCAGTGGCGCAGGGACAACTGGGCCGCGTACGGCAAGGCACCCTTCATGGTCTGGAACAACGCCTGGTACAACGCGCCGTGCGCGTTCTGGCCGACGAGCGCGCTGCGACCGGTGGACATCTCCAACACGGCCCTGCCACCGACGCTGGTCTTCCAGGCGACCGACGACGCGGCCACCCCGTACCAGGGCGGCGTGACGGTCCATCACCAGCTGCTCGGCTCCAGCCTGGTGGTCGAACAGGGCGGCGGCAACCACGGCATCACGCTGAGCGGGAACGCCTGCCTGGACAAGTACCTGGCGGCGTACCTCACCGACGGCAAGGTGCCGCACGGCAGCGGTGAGGCCGACGCGGTGTGCGAGAAACTGCCCGACCCGGAGCCGCTGAACACGAGGGCGGTGTCCGCCACCTCGCAGGGCGCGACCCTGCACGGGCTGCTCGGCCCCCGCGGCTGA
- a CDS encoding RidA family protein: protein MSEPTRIPAPAGVAPAAAYSHVVLGTGRLVAVSGQLALDEDGGLVGEGDPAAQARQVFENLRRCLAAAGATFDDVVKLTYFVTDMAHMPAIRAARDAHMPADRLPAASAVQVAALIGPEFLMEIEAFAVLGG, encoded by the coding sequence ATGAGTGAACCGACCCGCATTCCCGCCCCCGCCGGAGTCGCCCCCGCCGCCGCGTATTCGCACGTCGTCCTCGGCACGGGCCGCCTCGTGGCGGTCTCGGGACAGCTCGCCCTGGACGAGGACGGCGGGCTCGTCGGCGAGGGCGACCCGGCGGCGCAGGCCCGTCAGGTCTTCGAGAACCTGCGCCGCTGTCTGGCCGCCGCGGGCGCGACCTTCGACGACGTCGTCAAACTCACCTACTTCGTCACGGACATGGCCCATATGCCCGCCATCCGCGCGGCCCGGGACGCCCACATGCCCGCGGACCGCCTGCCGGCCGCCTCCGCGGTCCAGGTCGCCGCGCTGATCGGCCCCGAGTTCCTGATGGAGATCGAGGCGTTCGCGGTGCTGGGCGGATGA
- a CDS encoding adenylosuccinate lyase, protein MDEELRSLTERLRNEAGASPAYDRLVATEDLDVLAAALTEPGQPLWARELAAFRLGAAGDGRAFEALVLLLNHREPRRCASAAHALARLGDPRTARAAAALATNELRVAYALHPVRLLVELRAPEAVPALVTTLRRRLRPHDPHRTVALACVTGLGALGDARARPVLNDALAHPVLAEEAVRALARLPD, encoded by the coding sequence ATGGACGAGGAGTTGCGATCACTCACGGAGCGTTTACGAAACGAGGCGGGGGCCTCGCCGGCGTACGACCGACTCGTGGCGACCGAGGACCTCGACGTACTGGCGGCGGCGCTGACCGAACCGGGGCAGCCGCTGTGGGCACGGGAGCTGGCGGCCTTCCGGCTCGGGGCCGCCGGGGACGGTCGCGCCTTCGAGGCGCTCGTCCTGCTGCTCAACCACCGCGAGCCACGACGCTGCGCGTCCGCGGCCCACGCCCTCGCGCGGCTCGGTGATCCGCGCACGGCCCGTGCGGCGGCCGCGCTCGCCACCAACGAACTGCGCGTCGCCTACGCGCTGCATCCGGTTCGGCTGCTGGTCGAGCTGCGCGCCCCCGAGGCCGTACCCGCGCTGGTCACCACGTTGCGGCGCAGGCTGCGCCCGCACGATCCGCACCGCACCGTCGCCCTGGCCTGCGTGACGGGACTCGGCGCGCTGGGCGACGCCCGGGCGAGACCCGTCCTGAACGACGCGCTCGCCCATCCCGTCCTCGCCGAGGAGGCGGTGCGCGCGCTGGCGCGGCTGCCCGACTGA
- a CDS encoding 3-hydroxyacyl-CoA dehydrogenase family protein, with protein MAAPQSDLPLSPLQTVAVVGLGTMGTGIAEVLARAGRDVVGIDVSEAAAVQAVTALEASTARAVRRERLTGAEREGVLARFRTSTDLAAAADADLVIEVTPESYDIKQQVFRALDDIVRPDTILATGTNALSVTRLAADSAHPERVLGLHFFNPAPAMKLVEVVSSVLTAPAAVSAVTNLALDLGKEPVAVGDRPGFVADGLLFGYLNQAAAMYEAKYASREDIDAAMKLGCGLPMGPLALLDLIGVDTARTVLEAMYAESRDRLHAPAPILKQLSEAGLTGRKSGRGFYSYEAPGSPSVVRDALTPLSGGPGTPGRTVRSVGVAGSGTMASGIAEVFAKAGYEVVLAARSEEKAQAAKARIGKSLARSVDKGRLTAEAAASTLDLITPAGSYDSFSDVDLALEAVAEDLDVKQQLFAVFDKVCKPGAILATTTSSLPVVACARATSRPQDVIGMHFFNPAPAMKLVEVVRTVLTADDVHGTVRELCEKIRKHPVDCGDRAGFIVNALLFPYLNNAIKMVQEHYATLDDIDAAMKLGGGYPMGPFELLDVVGLDVSLAIEKVLHREFRDPGLAPAPLLEHLVAAGCLGRKTGRGFREYARR; from the coding sequence ATGGCCGCTCCCCAGTCCGACCTTCCCCTGTCCCCTCTCCAGACCGTCGCCGTCGTCGGCCTCGGCACCATGGGCACCGGTATCGCCGAGGTGCTCGCCCGGGCCGGCCGCGACGTCGTCGGCATCGACGTCAGCGAGGCCGCGGCCGTCCAGGCCGTCACCGCGCTCGAAGCCTCCACCGCCCGCGCCGTGCGGCGCGAGCGGCTCACCGGGGCGGAGCGCGAGGGCGTCCTCGCCCGTTTCCGTACCTCCACCGACCTCGCCGCCGCGGCCGACGCCGACCTGGTCATCGAGGTGACCCCGGAGTCGTACGACATCAAGCAGCAGGTCTTCCGCGCGCTGGACGACATCGTGCGCCCGGACACCATCCTGGCCACCGGTACCAACGCCCTGTCCGTGACGCGTCTGGCCGCCGACTCGGCCCACCCCGAGCGCGTCCTCGGCCTGCACTTCTTCAACCCGGCGCCCGCGATGAAACTCGTCGAGGTCGTCTCCTCCGTGCTGACCGCGCCCGCGGCGGTCAGCGCCGTCACCAACCTCGCCCTCGACCTCGGCAAGGAGCCCGTCGCGGTCGGCGACCGCCCCGGCTTCGTCGCCGACGGACTGCTCTTCGGCTACCTGAACCAGGCGGCCGCGATGTACGAGGCGAAGTACGCCTCACGCGAGGACATCGACGCCGCGATGAAGCTCGGCTGCGGCCTGCCCATGGGCCCGCTCGCCCTGCTCGACCTGATCGGCGTCGACACGGCCCGTACGGTCCTCGAGGCCATGTACGCCGAGTCCCGCGACCGCCTGCACGCCCCCGCGCCCATCCTCAAGCAGCTCAGCGAGGCGGGCCTGACCGGACGCAAGTCGGGACGCGGCTTCTACTCCTACGAGGCTCCCGGCAGCCCGAGCGTCGTGCGGGACGCGCTGACGCCGCTCTCCGGCGGCCCCGGCACACCGGGCCGTACGGTGCGCTCGGTCGGCGTCGCCGGCTCCGGGACGATGGCGTCCGGCATCGCCGAGGTCTTCGCGAAGGCCGGGTACGAGGTCGTCCTGGCCGCCCGCAGCGAGGAGAAGGCGCAGGCCGCCAAGGCCCGGATCGGCAAGTCGCTGGCACGGTCGGTCGACAAGGGCCGGCTGACCGCCGAGGCCGCCGCGAGCACCCTGGACCTGATCACACCGGCGGGCTCCTACGACTCCTTCTCCGACGTCGATCTCGCCCTGGAGGCGGTGGCCGAGGACCTGGACGTCAAGCAGCAACTGTTCGCCGTGTTCGACAAGGTCTGCAAGCCCGGCGCGATCCTCGCCACCACCACCTCCTCGCTGCCCGTCGTGGCCTGCGCCCGCGCGACCTCGCGCCCGCAGGACGTGATCGGCATGCACTTCTTCAACCCTGCCCCCGCGATGAAGCTGGTCGAGGTGGTCAGGACCGTCCTGACCGCGGACGACGTGCACGGCACGGTCCGCGAGCTGTGCGAGAAGATCCGCAAGCACCCGGTGGACTGCGGCGACCGCGCCGGATTCATCGTGAACGCGCTGCTCTTCCCGTACCTGAACAACGCGATCAAGATGGTCCAGGAGCACTACGCGACGCTCGACGACATCGACGCCGCGATGAAGCTGGGCGGCGGGTACCCGATGGGTCCCTTCGAGCTCCTGGACGTGGTGGGCCTGGACGTCTCCCTGGCCATCGAGAAGGTGCTGCACCGGGAGTTCCGTGACCCGGGCCTCGCCCCGGCGCCGCTCCTGGAGCATCTGGTGGCCGCGGGCTGCCTCGGCCGCAAGACGGGACGCGGCTTCCGCGAATATGCCCGCCGCTGA
- a CDS encoding TetR/AcrR family transcriptional regulator — MSQPARSSRTPATPDAPESAAGGRAAAQRLKMRRELAASAMELFATKGYEATTVDEIAARAGVARRTFFRHFRSKEEAIFPDHDDTLIRAEAVLDAAPAHEHPLDTVCRGIKEVMKMYAAHPEISVSRYKLTREVPTLREAEIASVARYERLFTRYLLGHFDEHAHDDDANDDPLLAEVAASAVVTAHNHVLRRWLRAGGQGDVETQLDHAFAIVRRTFGSGIGAGRDAAPRTAPASSFTEGDVLVTVARVDAPLDQVMRTIEQALRDRPPGSRNQQNP, encoded by the coding sequence ATGTCCCAGCCCGCCAGGTCCTCACGTACACCGGCCACGCCCGACGCACCGGAGAGTGCCGCGGGCGGTCGCGCCGCCGCGCAACGGCTCAAGATGCGACGGGAACTGGCGGCCTCGGCCATGGAACTGTTCGCGACCAAGGGGTACGAGGCGACCACCGTCGACGAGATCGCCGCCCGGGCCGGGGTGGCCCGCCGCACCTTCTTCCGCCACTTCCGTTCGAAGGAAGAGGCGATCTTCCCCGATCACGACGACACCTTGATCCGCGCCGAGGCGGTCCTCGACGCCGCGCCCGCGCACGAGCATCCCCTCGACACGGTGTGCCGCGGCATCAAGGAAGTCATGAAGATGTACGCGGCCCACCCCGAGATCTCCGTCTCGCGCTACAAACTGACCCGTGAGGTGCCCACGCTCCGGGAGGCCGAGATCGCCTCCGTGGCCCGCTACGAGCGGCTCTTCACCCGCTACCTCCTCGGCCACTTCGACGAGCACGCCCACGACGACGACGCCAACGACGATCCGCTGCTCGCGGAGGTCGCCGCGTCCGCCGTGGTCACGGCGCACAACCACGTCCTGCGGCGCTGGCTGCGGGCCGGCGGCCAGGGAGACGTGGAGACCCAGCTCGACCACGCCTTCGCCATCGTCCGCCGGACGTTCGGGTCCGGGATCGGCGCCGGGCGGGACGCCGCGCCGCGCACGGCACCCGCGAGCTCCTTCACGGAGGGGGACGTCCTGGTGACCGTGGCCCGGGTCGACGCCCCGCTCGACCAGGTGATGCGCACGATCGAACAGGCGCTGCGCGACCGCCCGCCGGGTTCGCGGAACCAGCAGAACCCGTAG
- the ccrA gene encoding crotonyl-CoA carboxylase/reductase, translating into MKEILDAIQSPDSTSADFAALPLPESYRAITVHKDETEMFAGLSTRDKDPRKSIHLDDVPVPELGPGEALVAVMASSVNYNSVWTSIFEPVSTFSFLERYGRLSDLSKRHDLPYHVIGSDLAGVVLRTGPGVNSWKPGDEVVAHCLSVELESSDGHNDTMLDPEQRIWGFETNFGGLAEIALVKSNQLMPKPDHLSWEEAAAPGLVNSTAYRQLVSRNGAGMKQGDNVLIWGASGGLGSYATQFALAGGANPVCVVSSEQKADICRSMGAEAIIDRNAEGYRFWKDESTQDPKEWKRFGKRIREFTGGEDIDIVFEHPGRETFGASVYVTRKGGTITTCASTSGYMHEYDNRYLWMSLKRIIGSHFANYREAWEANRLVAKGKIHPTLSKVYSLEETGQAAYDVHRNLHQGKVGVLTLAPREGLGVRDEEKRAQHIDAINRFRNV; encoded by the coding sequence GTGAAGGAAATCCTGGACGCGATCCAGTCGCCGGACTCCACGTCCGCCGACTTCGCCGCTCTTCCCCTCCCCGAGTCCTACCGCGCCATCACCGTGCACAAGGACGAGACGGAGATGTTCGCCGGGCTCAGCACCCGCGACAAGGACCCCCGCAAGTCGATCCACCTGGACGACGTGCCGGTGCCGGAGCTCGGCCCGGGCGAGGCCCTGGTGGCCGTCATGGCCTCCTCCGTCAACTACAACTCCGTGTGGACCTCGATCTTCGAGCCGGTGTCGACCTTCAGCTTCCTGGAGCGCTACGGCCGGCTCAGCGACCTCAGCAAGCGCCACGACCTGCCCTACCACGTCATCGGTTCGGACCTCGCGGGCGTCGTCCTGCGCACCGGCCCCGGCGTGAACTCCTGGAAGCCCGGCGACGAGGTCGTCGCGCACTGCCTCTCGGTCGAGCTGGAGTCCTCGGACGGCCACAACGACACGATGCTCGACCCCGAGCAGCGCATCTGGGGCTTCGAGACCAACTTCGGCGGCCTCGCCGAGATCGCCCTCGTCAAGTCCAACCAGCTCATGCCGAAGCCGGACCACCTGAGCTGGGAGGAGGCCGCCGCTCCCGGGCTGGTGAACTCCACCGCCTACCGGCAGCTGGTCTCCCGCAACGGCGCCGGCATGAAGCAGGGCGACAACGTGCTCATCTGGGGCGCGAGCGGCGGGCTCGGCTCGTACGCCACCCAGTTCGCACTCGCCGGCGGCGCCAACCCCGTCTGCGTCGTCAGCAGCGAGCAGAAGGCGGACATCTGCCGCTCGATGGGCGCCGAGGCGATCATCGACCGCAACGCCGAGGGCTACAGGTTCTGGAAGGACGAGTCCACCCAGGACCCGAAGGAGTGGAAGCGCTTCGGCAAGCGCATCCGCGAGTTCACCGGGGGCGAGGACATCGACATCGTCTTCGAGCACCCCGGCCGCGAGACCTTCGGCGCGAGCGTCTACGTCACCCGCAAGGGCGGCACCATCACCACCTGCGCCTCGACCTCGGGCTACATGCACGAGTACGACAACCGCTACCTGTGGATGTCGCTGAAGCGGATCATCGGCTCGCACTTCGCGAACTACCGCGAGGCGTGGGAGGCCAACCGGCTCGTCGCCAAGGGCAAGATCCACCCGACGCTCTCCAAGGTGTACTCCCTGGAGGAGACCGGACAGGCCGCGTACGACGTGCACCGCAACCTCCACCAGGGCAAGGTCGGTGTGCTCACCCTGGCGCCCCGTGAGGGCCTGGGTGTGCGCGACGAGGAGAAGCGCGCGCAGCACATCGACGCCATCAACCGCTTCCGGAACGTCTGA
- a CDS encoding protein meaA, translating to MTERQRQKDRPWLMRTYAGHSTAEASNELYRRNLAKGQTGLSVAFDLPTQTGYDPDHILARGEVGRVGVPVSHLGDMRRLFQDIPLDQMNTSMTINATAMWLLALYQVVAEEQGVDITTLQGTTQNDIVKEYLSRGTHVFPPVPSLRLTTDMIAYTVSHIPRWNPINICSYHLQEAGATPVQEIAYAMSTAIAVLDAVRDSGQVPPEKFGDVVARISFFVNAGVRFIEEMCKMRAFNRIWDEVTRERYGIQDPKQRRFRYGVQVNSLGLTEAQPENNVQRIVLEMLAVTLSKDARARAVQLPAWNEALGLPRPWDQQWSLRIQQVLAHESDLLEYEDIFEGSHVIEAKVASLVEESLAEMDRIDEMGGAMAAVESGYLKSQLVSSHAERRARIEGGAEKIVGVNIYESTEPNPLTADLDAAIQTVDPAVEARVVAALQQWRDTRYQPPFNHPRPCKALERLKEAAKGTDNLMEATLECARAGVTTGEWSGALREVFGEFRAPTGVSSAPVAVTAEEGTALALVRRRVEDTARELGVGKLRFLVGKPGLDGHSNGAEQIAVRARDAGFEVVYQGIRLTPEQIVDASIAEDVHAVGLSILSGSHAQLVPDVLERLREAGAADIPVIAGGIIPNADAEQLRAAGVAAVFTPKDFDITGIIGRIVDEIRKANKLDPLEVPA from the coding sequence ATGACAGAGCGTCAGCGTCAGAAGGACCGGCCGTGGCTCATGCGCACGTACGCCGGGCACTCCACGGCCGAGGCGTCCAACGAGCTGTACCGGCGCAACCTCGCCAAGGGCCAGACCGGTCTGTCGGTCGCGTTCGACCTGCCGACGCAGACCGGCTACGACCCCGACCACATCCTCGCCCGCGGCGAGGTCGGCCGGGTCGGGGTTCCGGTCTCGCACCTCGGTGACATGCGCCGGCTGTTCCAGGACATCCCCCTGGACCAGATGAACACCTCGATGACCATCAACGCCACCGCCATGTGGCTGCTGGCGCTCTATCAGGTCGTCGCCGAGGAGCAGGGTGTGGACATCACCACGCTCCAGGGCACGACACAGAACGACATCGTGAAGGAGTACCTCTCGCGGGGCACTCACGTGTTCCCGCCGGTGCCCTCGCTCCGCCTGACGACGGACATGATCGCCTACACGGTCTCCCACATCCCCAGGTGGAACCCGATCAACATCTGCTCGTACCACCTCCAGGAGGCCGGTGCGACGCCGGTCCAGGAGATCGCGTACGCGATGTCGACGGCCATCGCGGTGCTGGACGCCGTCCGCGACTCGGGGCAGGTGCCCCCGGAGAAGTTCGGTGACGTCGTCGCCCGTATCTCCTTCTTCGTGAACGCGGGAGTCCGGTTCATCGAGGAGATGTGCAAGATGCGCGCGTTCAACCGCATCTGGGACGAGGTCACGCGCGAGCGGTACGGCATCCAGGACCCCAAGCAGCGCCGCTTCCGCTACGGCGTCCAGGTCAACTCCCTCGGGCTGACCGAGGCCCAGCCGGAGAACAACGTCCAGCGGATCGTGCTGGAGATGCTGGCCGTGACGCTCTCGAAGGACGCACGCGCGCGGGCCGTGCAGCTTCCCGCCTGGAACGAGGCACTGGGCCTGCCCCGGCCCTGGGACCAGCAGTGGTCGCTGCGCATCCAGCAGGTGCTGGCCCACGAGAGCGATCTGCTGGAGTACGAGGACATCTTCGAGGGCTCGCACGTCATCGAGGCCAAGGTGGCCTCCCTGGTGGAGGAGTCGCTCGCCGAGATGGACCGGATCGACGAGATGGGCGGGGCGATGGCCGCCGTCGAGTCGGGCTATCTCAAGTCGCAGCTCGTCTCCTCGCACGCCGAACGCCGGGCCCGGATCGAGGGCGGCGCGGAGAAGATCGTCGGCGTCAACATCTACGAGTCGACGGAGCCCAACCCGCTCACCGCCGATCTGGACGCGGCGATACAGACGGTCGACCCGGCGGTCGAGGCCCGTGTCGTCGCCGCCCTCCAGCAGTGGCGCGACACGCGCTACCAACCGCCGTTCAACCACCCGCGCCCGTGCAAGGCGCTGGAGCGGCTGAAGGAGGCGGCCAAGGGCACCGACAACCTCATGGAGGCCACCCTGGAGTGCGCCCGCGCCGGGGTCACGACCGGCGAGTGGTCCGGGGCCCTGCGCGAGGTCTTCGGCGAGTTCCGCGCACCGACCGGCGTCTCCTCGGCGCCCGTCGCGGTCACCGCCGAGGAGGGCACCGCGCTGGCCCTGGTGCGCCGGCGGGTCGAGGACACAGCCCGGGAACTCGGTGTGGGCAAGCTCCGGTTCCTGGTGGGCAAGCCCGGTCTGGACGGGCACTCCAACGGTGCCGAGCAGATCGCCGTACGGGCCCGCGACGCCGGGTTCGAGGTGGTCTACCAGGGCATCAGGCTGACGCCCGAACAGATCGTGGACGCCTCGATCGCCGAGGACGTGCACGCCGTCGGCCTGTCCATCCTGTCCGGCTCGCACGCCCAACTGGTGCCGGACGTGCTGGAACGGCTGCGCGAGGCCGGCGCGGCCGACATCCCGGTGATCGCCGGCGGGATCATCCCGAACGCCGACGCCGAACAGCTGCGCGCCGCCGGAGTGGCCGCGGTCTTCACCCCGAAGGACTTCGACATCACGGGAATCATCGGCCGTATCGTCGACGAGATCCGGAAAGCGAACAAGCTCGACCCCCTGGAGGTCCCCGCATGA